The Hymenobacter sp. GOD-10R genome includes a window with the following:
- a CDS encoding FkbM family methyltransferase, translating into MKELRKLLVRALGFERYIRLVSRVYLRLVGAGWGKDKYPELFFLAKLVKPGFVCLDIGANLGYYSVALSRLAGPQGKVLAVEPIPMFQNIWKDNVHLSGYANLTLLPYALGGENTTVQMGTPERNGLLHHGMTKIAASNTQEHYARTYDVPMRVPDELLADLARLDFVKCDVEGFEYEVFRHMQHTLRRFQPLIQTELNGLENRRNVVGLLEKLGYKPFVLSERSELVPCTMAHLESAVTADFYFQPVTASVPVS; encoded by the coding sequence ATGAAAGAACTCCGCAAACTGCTGGTCCGGGCACTTGGCTTCGAACGCTACATCCGATTGGTAAGCCGCGTGTACCTGCGGTTGGTGGGCGCGGGCTGGGGAAAGGACAAGTATCCTGAGTTATTTTTTCTAGCTAAGCTCGTCAAGCCGGGGTTTGTGTGTTTGGATATAGGGGCCAACCTAGGCTACTATTCCGTAGCCCTATCGCGACTAGCCGGACCGCAGGGTAAAGTGCTGGCAGTGGAGCCCATTCCAATGTTCCAGAACATTTGGAAAGACAATGTGCACTTGAGTGGCTACGCCAACCTGACGCTATTGCCTTATGCTTTGGGTGGCGAGAACACCACCGTGCAGATGGGCACGCCCGAGCGCAACGGTTTGCTCCACCACGGTATGACCAAAATAGCAGCGAGCAATACCCAAGAACACTACGCCCGCACCTACGACGTACCGATGCGTGTGCCGGATGAGCTGCTGGCCGACCTAGCTCGCCTCGACTTTGTGAAGTGCGATGTCGAAGGATTTGAGTATGAAGTGTTTCGCCACATGCAGCATACTCTACGCCGTTTCCAGCCGCTCATCCAAACAGAGCTCAATGGCCTGGAGAACCGGCGGAACGTAGTTGGGCTGCTAGAAAAGCTAGGTTACAAACCATTTGTGCTGTCGGAGCGTTCTGAACTTGTCCCGTGCACAATGGCGCACTTGGAAAGCGCTGTCACGGCCGATTTTTACTTTCAACCTGTTACCGCCTCTGTTCCCGTTAGCTAA
- a CDS encoding DUF4834 family protein → MVKFLLTLLVISFIIRFVVPVVLRLLVGNLVQKHSRRFEQQFGGSPFNPPPASPPPGEVRVEYVPPKQKPSKPQQFKGGDYVDFEEVK, encoded by the coding sequence ATGGTCAAGTTCCTGCTCACGCTCCTTGTTATTTCGTTTATCATTCGCTTTGTAGTGCCCGTGGTGCTACGGCTGCTTGTGGGGAACCTTGTGCAAAAGCACTCGCGGCGCTTTGAGCAGCAGTTTGGTGGTTCGCCGTTCAACCCTCCACCTGCGTCGCCTCCGCCGGGTGAGGTGCGTGTTGAGTACGTGCCACCTAAGCAGAAACCGTCGAAACCGCAGCAGTTCAAAGGCGGCGACTACGTTGATTTCGAAGAAGTTAAATAG
- a CDS encoding NUDIX domain-containing protein produces MIDKLAWIRIENGAILTARSHNRDTYYIPGGKREPGESDHEALLREIKEELSVDLILETVHLVGQFEAQAHGKPAGTLVRMRCYAADYHGQLAPAAEIEEMVWLTYADRAKVSAVAQLIFDSIHQAGLLK; encoded by the coding sequence ATGATCGATAAACTAGCTTGGATACGCATCGAAAACGGAGCTATCCTGACGGCTCGCAGCCACAACCGCGACACTTATTACATTCCGGGTGGGAAGAGAGAACCCGGCGAATCAGATCACGAAGCTTTGCTACGAGAAATCAAGGAAGAGCTAAGCGTTGATCTAATCCTAGAAACGGTGCATTTGGTGGGGCAGTTTGAAGCCCAAGCGCACGGAAAGCCCGCTGGTACGCTGGTTCGCATGCGCTGCTATGCGGCCGATTACCATGGTCAGCTTGCGCCCGCTGCCGAAATCGAAGAGATGGTGTGGCTTACCTACGCTGACCGCGCTAAAGTGTCAGCAGTCGCTCAACTTATTTTCGATTCTATACACCAAGCTGGCTTGTTGAAATAA
- a CDS encoding T9SS type A sorting domain-containing protein produces MKFRHLLVASGILLAGHVFAQAPTKQWDRTLGGSDEERLAGIQTTRDGGSILVGASASPRSGDKTQDGQGTDDAWVVKIDAQGRKQWDRTLGGSDYDGAISVQQTADGGYLVGAQSTSPNSGDKTQASQGNVDYWVIKLDAQGHTQWDRTLGGSGSDALVSVLTTADGGYLLGGTSSSAASGDKTEASWGRSDYWVVKLDSQGAKQWDRTLGGTGQEVFSSMQQTVDGGYLLGGYSASNISGDKTQASQGGIDYWLVKLNGQGATQWDRTLGGDSNDYLRELQLTADGGALLAGSSLSGASGDKSQPNLGLRDYWLVQVDAQGNKQWDRSYGTDKEDYLAGVTLTQDGGCLLGGNDFSTYSVLKLDAHGSKQWEQTLRAGDSYTQLVQVRTAADGGYLLAGMSTGDAVGNKSEPSRGGEFYGDYWLVKLSSTVLTNQSAPARDAWRVYPNPAQGSFTVQLPADAPSVGLQLQLVDALGRSVLRQQLPAATVVNVSVGAVPAGLYWLRLSGPPSYQATQRIVLE; encoded by the coding sequence ATGAAATTTCGACACCTCCTAGTGGCAAGCGGGATCTTGCTCGCAGGCCACGTCTTTGCTCAAGCGCCCACCAAACAGTGGGATCGTACCCTAGGGGGCAGCGATGAGGAACGCCTCGCTGGCATACAAACCACCCGCGATGGTGGCAGCATTCTGGTCGGCGCCTCTGCCTCGCCGCGTTCGGGTGATAAGACGCAGGACGGCCAAGGAACAGACGATGCGTGGGTGGTGAAGATAGATGCGCAAGGACGGAAGCAGTGGGACCGCACGCTCGGCGGGAGCGACTACGATGGCGCTATCAGCGTGCAGCAAACTGCCGACGGCGGCTACCTTGTGGGCGCTCAATCCACTTCACCTAACTCGGGTGATAAGACGCAAGCCAGCCAAGGCAATGTAGATTACTGGGTTATCAAGCTGGACGCGCAAGGCCACACGCAGTGGGACCGTACCCTAGGAGGCAGCGGCAGCGATGCGCTCGTTAGCGTGCTCACAACCGCCGATGGCGGTTACTTGCTTGGTGGCACTTCCAGCTCCGCCGCATCCGGTGACAAGACGGAAGCTAGCTGGGGTAGATCGGATTATTGGGTTGTGAAACTCGATAGCCAAGGCGCCAAGCAATGGGACCGTACCCTAGGCGGTACTGGTCAGGAGGTCTTCAGCAGCATGCAGCAAACGGTTGATGGCGGGTACTTGCTTGGCGGCTATTCTGCTTCCAATATCTCCGGTGATAAAACGCAAGCTAGCCAGGGTGGCATCGACTATTGGCTAGTTAAGCTGAATGGACAAGGTGCCACGCAGTGGGACCGCACACTTGGGGGCGACTCCAACGACTACTTACGTGAGCTACAACTCACGGCCGATGGGGGCGCGTTGCTGGCTGGTTCTTCCCTCTCAGGTGCTAGCGGTGATAAGAGCCAACCGAACCTAGGTCTGCGCGACTACTGGCTCGTGCAAGTAGATGCGCAGGGTAATAAGCAGTGGGACCGATCGTACGGCACGGACAAGGAAGATTATCTAGCGGGCGTCACGCTTACACAGGATGGTGGCTGTCTGCTAGGTGGTAATGACTTTAGTACATATAGTGTCCTGAAGCTTGATGCGCACGGCAGCAAGCAATGGGAACAGACGCTCCGTGCGGGGGACAGTTACACGCAACTCGTGCAGGTGCGCACCGCAGCGGATGGTGGATACTTGCTGGCTGGCATGTCCACGGGTGATGCTGTTGGCAATAAGAGCGAACCGAGCCGAGGCGGCGAATTTTATGGGGATTATTGGCTGGTGAAGCTTTCGTCTACGGTCCTAACCAATCAGTCCGCTCCTGCCCGCGATGCTTGGCGGGTGTATCCGAATCCTGCTCAAGGTTCTTTCACAGTACAGTTGCCCGCCGATGCGCCGTCAGTTGGTTTGCAGCTACAGCTTGTAGATGCACTCGGCCGCTCCGTCTTACGGCAACAACTACCTGCCGCCACAGTGGTCAACGTTTCGGTAGGGGCTGTGCCAGCGGGGCTATATTGGCTGCGCTTAAGTGGGCCGCCGAGCTACCAAGCTACCCAGCGGATCGTGCTGGAATAA
- a CDS encoding AraC family transcriptional regulator codes for MEPFYQVLTAEFTDNCHTNLHQQTGLLQATTTWQSGGNEAIFSDYFLEGFQITTLTGHLDRPLQLELAVEKPWLAMLYQLDGQIDSKACALRPLRFGQGQHNMMADEAPANFYTFQGQQHTSFSIHLTRELFGQLVTSNEEWLGIHGRQLDQPKPFVMLPEGVAISPQQRTLIQQIINCPYSGSLKKMFLEARFLDLFIEQQTQLRQMRARGTSRDREILHAIRDFLDTNYAAPPSLLALARQFGTNDFKLKKGFRELFGTTVFGYIAERRLTVAHQLLTLTDQPVQEVAEVVGFTNPAHFATAFRRKFGLRPSQVRRAPQRFQTDTLLSSIAA; via the coding sequence ATGGAGCCATTTTACCAAGTTCTTACTGCCGAGTTTACTGACAATTGCCACACGAATCTGCACCAGCAGACAGGCTTACTGCAGGCTACTACTACTTGGCAAAGCGGAGGCAACGAAGCGATTTTTTCAGATTACTTCTTAGAGGGATTTCAGATCACGACGCTGACTGGGCATTTAGATCGGCCACTACAGCTTGAGCTAGCCGTCGAAAAGCCGTGGCTAGCTATGCTCTACCAACTAGACGGCCAGATCGATTCAAAGGCTTGCGCTCTACGTCCATTGCGCTTCGGGCAAGGACAGCACAACATGATGGCGGATGAGGCACCTGCCAACTTCTATACCTTTCAGGGGCAGCAGCATACGAGCTTTTCCATCCATCTCACGCGGGAGCTTTTCGGGCAACTAGTGACCAGCAACGAAGAGTGGCTCGGTATACACGGGCGGCAGCTCGACCAGCCCAAACCGTTTGTGATGCTGCCGGAAGGGGTGGCCATTTCGCCCCAGCAGCGCACGCTCATTCAGCAGATTATCAACTGCCCGTACAGCGGTTCGCTGAAGAAAATGTTTCTGGAAGCGCGCTTTCTGGACCTATTTATTGAGCAGCAAACCCAACTCAGGCAGATGCGGGCGCGTGGTACCTCCCGCGACCGGGAAATTCTGCACGCCATTCGCGACTTTCTGGATACGAACTACGCCGCCCCACCGAGCCTATTAGCCCTAGCCCGTCAGTTCGGCACCAACGACTTCAAACTCAAGAAGGGTTTCCGCGAGCTGTTTGGCACCACTGTGTTCGGGTATATCGCCGAGCGCCGCCTAACGGTAGCGCACCAACTGCTGACCCTCACCGATCAGCCCGTGCAGGAGGTAGCCGAAGTAGTCGGGTTCACCAATCCGGCCCACTTTGCTACGGCCTTCCGGCGCAAGTTTGGCCTACGACCTTCACAGGTACGCCGCGCTCCACAACGTTTTCAGACCGATACATTGCTCTCGTCAATAGCTGCCTGA